A portion of the Stegostoma tigrinum isolate sSteTig4 chromosome 18, sSteTig4.hap1, whole genome shotgun sequence genome contains these proteins:
- the LOC125460720 gene encoding ubiquitin carboxyl-terminal hydrolase 15-like isoform X4, with product MVLVIEQKNEDGTWPRGPSTNNVKNSNYCIPPYSGYNSYDYLEAGRHSEQSGLCGLSNLGNTCFMNSAVQCLSNTPPLTEYFLSDEYMDELNHDNLLGMKGEIANAYADLIKQMWSGKYSYVTPRAFKTQVGRFAPQFSGYQQQDSQELLAFLLDGLHEDLNRIRKKPYIQLKDAEGRPDEVVAKEAWENHRKRNDSIIVDIFHGLFKSTLVCPECSKVSVTFDPFCYLTLPLPLKKERTLEVFLVKMDPLTKPMQYKVVVPKIGIISDLCAALSTLSNVPADKMVVTDIYNHRFHRIFSMDENLSSIMERDDIFIFEVTGNRTDDTDAVVIPVYLREKYRQPTYGHHSNVCLFGQPFMISVPRNITEEKLYNLLLMKMCRYVRTYNENEEEEESLHFSKDLGINGNGQNGVHEEGSPSEMETDEQDDESSQDQELPSENENSQSEDSVGGDNEDSENGICTEDACKGQLFQGHKKQLFTFQFNNLGNTDINYVKDDRQIRFEDSRQIRLDERTYLALDWDPEIKKRCFDDNAAEDFEKHDSMEYRPQKKVFVKLKDCIELFTTKEKLGAEDPWYCPNCKQHQQATKKLDLWSLPPVLVVHLKRFSYSRYWRDKLDTLVDFPISDLDMSEFLINPNAGRCEYNLIAVSNHYGGMGGGHYTAFAKNKDDNKWYYFDDTSVSSAIEDQIVSKAAYVLFYQRQDTISGTGYFAHDHTAKKETSASLCIQRESDEDCNENDVENENCMHTN from the exons tGTGAAAAATTCAAACTACTGTATTCCCCCATATTCTGGCTATAACAGCTACGATTATCTAGAAGCAGGAAGACACAGTGAACAGAGTGGCCTGTGTGGCTTGAGTAATTTGGGTAACACGTGTTTTATGAATTCAGCAGTACAG TGTTTGAGTAATACCCCTCCACTGACAGAATACTTCCTGTCTGATGAGTACATGGATGAGTTAAATCATGACAACTTACTGGGAATGAaaggagaaatagcaaatgcttATGCAGATCTCATCAAGCAGATGTGGTCAGGAAAATACAGCTATGTTACACCAAGGGCATTTAAG ACACAGGTTGGTCGCTTTGCTCCCCAGTTTTCGGGCTACCAGCAACAAGACTCTCAAGAATTGCTGGCCTTTCTCCTTGATGGCTTGCATGAAGATTTGAATAGAATTAGAAAAAAGCCATATATTCAATTGAAGGATGCAGAAGGCAGACCTGATGAG GTGGTTGCTAAGGAAGCATGGGAAAATCACAGGAAACGGAATGATTCTATCATTGTTGATATTTTTCACGGCCTTTTTAAATCTACTCTTGTTTGCCCAGAATGCTCAAAGGTTTCTGTGACATTTGATCCTTTTTGTTATTTAACACTTCCTTTGCCCTTGAAAAAAGAACGCACTTTGGAGGTTTTCCTTGTCAAAATGGATCCACTTACCAAACCAATGCAG TATAAAGTAGTTGTTCCAAAAATAGGCATAATTTCTGATCTGTGTGCTGCACTGTCTACTCTGTCGAATGTTCCTGCAGACAAA ATGGTTGTCACGGATATATACAACCACCGATTCCATAGAATATTTTCCATGGATGAGAACCTCAGTAGTATCATGGAAAGAGATGATATCTTTAT TTTTGAAGTAACTGGCAATAGGACAGATGACACAGACGCTGTTGTGATTCCAGTATATTTACGTGAGAAGTATCGGCAGCCTACCTATGGCCACCATAGTAATGTGTGCTTGTTTGGACAACCTTTCATGATATCTGTGCCCAGAAACATAACTGAGGAAAAGCTTTACAACTTACTACTAATGAAAATGTG CCGTTATGTTAGAACCTATAATGAAaatgaagaagaagaagaaagtcTTCATTTTTCCAAAGACCTTGGTATCAATGGCAATGGGCAAAATGGTGTACATGAGGAGGGATCTCCAA GTGAAATGGAGACAGATGAACAAGATGATGAATCCAGTCAAGATCAAGAACTTCCTTCTGAGAATGAGAATAGCCAATCAGAGGACTCAGTTGGGGGAGATAATGAAGATTCTGAAAATGGCATCTGCACTGAAGACGCTTGTAAAGGCCAGCTGTTCCAGGGACATAAAAAACAGCTCTTTACATTCCAGTTCAATAATTTAGGAAATACAGATATCAATTATGTGAAGGACGACCGGCAAATCCGATTTGAAGACAGCAGACAAATCAGGCTTGACG AACGAACATATCTAGCACTAGATTGGGATCCTGAAATTAAGAAGAGATGCTTTGATGACAATGCAGCAGAG GATTTTGAGAAGCATGACAGCATGGAATATAGGCCACAGAAAAAAGTTTTTGTAAAGTTAAAAGATTGTATTGAACTTTTTACAACTAAAGAGAAGCTAGGTGCAGAGGACCCGTG GTACTGTCCAAACTGCAAGCAGCATCAGCAAGCCACCAAAAAATTAGATCTGTGGTCATTGCCACCTGTGTTGGTGGTGCATTTAAAGCGATTTTCTTATAGTCGTTATTGGCGAGACAAGCTGGACACGCTGGTTGATTTTCCTATTAG TGATTTAGATATGTCAGAATTTCTTATAAATCCAAATGCTGGTCGTTGTGAATATAATTTGATTGCTGTGTCAAATCACTACGGTGGAATGGGCGGAGGACATT ATACAGCATTTGCCAAGAACAAAGATGACAATAAATGGTACTATTTTGATGACACCAGTGTTTCATCGGCAATAGAAGACCAAATAGTG TCCAAAGCAGCTTATGTCCTCTTCTACCAGAGACAAGATACAATCAGTGGTACTGGCTATTTTGCACACGATCATACTGCTAAGAAGGAAACTTCTGCATCTTTATGCATCCAGCGGGAGAGTGACGAAGATTGCAATGAGAACGATGTAGAAAATGAAAACTGCATGCACACAAACTGA